The Pantoea nemavictus genome includes a region encoding these proteins:
- the slyB gene encoding outer membrane lipoprotein SlyB → MIKRFVAVALTGLTLAGCANDSTLSGDVYSANEAKQVQSVSYGTLVSVRPVKIQGGDENNVIGAIGGAVLGGFLGNTIGGGSGRSLATAGGAVLGGVAGQGVQGAVNKSDGVELEIRKDDGNTIMVVQKQAATRYSVGQRVVMASNGSQVTVSPR, encoded by the coding sequence ATGATTAAGCGTTTTGTAGCCGTGGCGTTGACCGGCTTAACTCTGGCAGGTTGTGCCAACGACAGCACCCTTTCCGGTGACGTTTATAGCGCCAACGAAGCTAAACAAGTACAAAGTGTTTCTTACGGTACGCTGGTATCGGTTCGTCCGGTTAAAATCCAGGGCGGTGATGAAAACAACGTGATTGGCGCGATTGGTGGTGCAGTACTGGGTGGTTTCCTCGGTAACACCATTGGCGGCGGCAGCGGACGTAGCCTGGCCACTGCTGGCGGTGCCGTGCTCGGTGGCGTAGCCGGTCAGGGCGTGCAGGGTGCGGTTAATAAGTCTGATGGTGTAGAGCTGGAAATCCGTAAGGATGATGGCAACACGATTATGGTGGTGCAGAAACAAGCTGCCACCCGTTACTCGGTTGGCCAGCGCGTCGTCATGGCGTCAAACGGCAGCCAGGTGACCGTTTCACCGCGTTAA
- a CDS encoding DUF1656 domain-containing protein: MSLTAFSPSAPLTDLVFGASLFFPPLFKAVLLGFFFWLLIHPLLRGWIYSGDVWHPTLMDLSLFVLCVAGALWLLSLG, encoded by the coding sequence GTGTCCCTAACCGCTTTTTCCCCCAGCGCACCGCTTACCGATCTGGTATTCGGCGCCTCGCTGTTTTTTCCACCGTTGTTTAAAGCGGTGCTGCTCGGTTTCTTCTTTTGGCTACTCATCCACCCGCTGCTGCGCGGCTGGATCTACTCCGGCGATGTCTGGCATCCCACGTTAATGGATCTTTCCCTGTTTGTACTTTGCGTCGCTGGCGCATTATGGTTACTGAGCCTCGGATAA
- the pdxY gene encoding pyridoxal kinase PdxY yields the protein MKNILAIQSHVVYGHAGNSAAEFPMRRMGANVWPLNTVQFSNHTQYGHWTGTVMPATHLTDIVKGIAAVDRLKTCDAVLSGYLGSAEQGEQILEIVRLVKEANPNAWFFCDPVMGHPEKGCIVAPGVAEFHCKMALPASDIIAPNLLELEMLSGHEVANVEQAVVAARELIGKGPKVVLVKHLARAGRRSDRFEMLLVTAEECWHISRPLVDFGVRQPVGVGDLTSGLLLVDLLHGKSLQDALEHITAAVYEVMLKTHEMGEYELQLVAAQDAIAKPTQHFAAEKL from the coding sequence ATGAAAAATATTCTCGCAATTCAATCTCACGTTGTTTACGGACACGCGGGTAACAGCGCCGCCGAATTCCCGATGCGCCGCATGGGCGCAAACGTTTGGCCGCTGAATACCGTGCAATTTTCAAATCATACACAGTACGGTCACTGGACCGGCACCGTGATGCCCGCCACGCATTTAACTGACATTGTTAAAGGTATTGCGGCAGTTGACCGCCTGAAGACCTGTGATGCGGTGCTGAGCGGCTATTTAGGTTCAGCGGAGCAGGGCGAACAGATTCTGGAGATCGTGCGTCTGGTTAAAGAAGCCAACCCGAATGCGTGGTTCTTCTGCGATCCGGTGATGGGCCATCCGGAAAAAGGCTGCATCGTGGCGCCGGGCGTGGCGGAGTTCCACTGCAAAATGGCGCTTCCCGCCAGTGACATCATCGCGCCGAATCTGCTGGAGCTGGAAATGCTCAGCGGCCATGAAGTCGCTAACGTCGAGCAGGCGGTAGTCGCGGCCCGTGAACTGATCGGCAAAGGGCCTAAAGTAGTGCTGGTGAAGCATTTGGCGCGTGCCGGACGTCGCAGCGATCGTTTTGAGATGCTGCTGGTGACCGCCGAAGAGTGCTGGCACATCAGTCGTCCGCTGGTGGACTTTGGCGTCCGTCAGCCGGTGGGCGTTGGCGATCTCACCAGCGGCCTGCTGCTGGTCGATCTGCTGCACGGTAAATCGCTGCAGGATGCGCTCGAGCACATCACCGCAGCGGTGTATGAAGTGATGCTGAAAACCCACGAAATGGGCGAGTACGAATTACAGCTGGTAGCAGCGCAGGATGCGATTGCCAAACCGACGCAGCACTTCGCGGCTGAAAAGCTGTAA
- a CDS encoding LysR family transcriptional regulator yields MDRFDELQVFVAVIQQGSLAGAARLLQRSPPVITRTLNTLEARLATTLIERTTRQLAPTEAGWQLFEQAQRLLSDYQRALDSAHHSGLHGLLRITAPVQFGRHHVMPLVSSFLQQHAEMQIEVVLSDSYQDLIENGLDIALRIGELQDSSMVARQVGSVRSTLVASPDYLTLAGIPTHPAELAQHALVASLLHTREWRFAQDLRVRINPRLRVNDVESQREALRNAHGIGRLLSYQVIDDIHRGTLQRLLPEWEPTPLPVQLVTQRVKNMTPKVRQFWNFALEKLPLLPCFAEQNLKGDRKS; encoded by the coding sequence ATGGACAGGTTCGATGAGCTACAGGTGTTTGTCGCGGTGATTCAGCAGGGTAGCCTGGCCGGTGCCGCACGTCTGCTCCAGCGCTCGCCGCCGGTGATCACCCGCACCCTTAACACGCTGGAAGCGCGTCTGGCCACCACGTTGATTGAACGCACTACGCGTCAGCTGGCGCCTACTGAAGCAGGCTGGCAGCTGTTTGAACAGGCGCAACGCCTGCTGAGCGACTATCAGCGTGCGCTGGACAGCGCTCACCATAGTGGCCTGCATGGGCTATTGCGCATCACTGCGCCGGTGCAGTTTGGTCGCCATCATGTTATGCCGCTGGTGAGCAGCTTCTTACAGCAGCATGCCGAGATGCAGATTGAAGTGGTGCTAAGTGATAGCTATCAGGACCTGATTGAAAACGGCCTGGATATCGCCTTGCGCATTGGCGAATTGCAGGACTCCTCCATGGTGGCGCGTCAGGTTGGTAGCGTACGCTCAACGCTGGTTGCCAGCCCCGATTATCTAACGCTAGCCGGCATCCCCACCCATCCCGCTGAACTCGCTCAGCATGCGTTAGTGGCGAGTTTGCTGCATACGCGCGAATGGCGTTTTGCGCAGGATCTGCGTGTCCGCATTAACCCGCGCCTGCGCGTCAACGACGTGGAGAGCCAGCGGGAAGCGCTGCGTAATGCTCACGGAATCGGACGCCTGTTGTCGTATCAGGTTATCGATGATATCCACCGTGGCACACTCCAGCGTTTACTTCCTGAATGGGAACCGACCCCGCTTCCCGTACAGTTGGTGACGCAACGCGTAAAGAATATGACACCCAAGGTGAGGCAATTTTGGAATTTTGCGCTCGAAAAACTGCCTTTACTGCCATGCTTTGCTGAACAAAACCTCAAGGGTGACCGCAAATCCTGA
- a CDS encoding CTP synthase C-terminal region-related (seleno)protein, with protein sequence MTKSIRVALIGDYRASAVAHQAIPPAVELAAKTLSLDVSADWIATPELDQHNLADYQASWLVPGSPYLNDEGVFAALRWARESAKPFLGSCGGFQYAIVEYARNVLGWEDATHAETDPGGRWVIAPLACSLVEQRGTVTFAPGSRIAQAYGALQSDEGYHCNFGVNAEFSEALATQNLRITSWDLAGDVRGIELIDHPFFVATLFQSERAALQNRLSPLVVAWLQAAAG encoded by the coding sequence ATGACGAAGTCGATTCGTGTCGCCCTGATTGGCGATTATCGTGCCAGTGCCGTAGCGCATCAGGCGATTCCTCCTGCCGTAGAACTCGCTGCAAAAACCCTCTCCCTTGATGTCAGCGCCGACTGGATTGCCACGCCTGAGCTCGATCAGCACAATCTCGCCGATTACCAGGCGAGCTGGCTGGTGCCGGGCAGCCCTTATTTGAATGATGAAGGCGTGTTTGCTGCGTTGCGCTGGGCACGTGAAAGCGCTAAGCCGTTTTTGGGCTCGTGCGGGGGATTTCAGTACGCCATCGTTGAATACGCGCGCAATGTCTTGGGCTGGGAAGATGCCACCCATGCCGAAACCGATCCTGGCGGTCGTTGGGTGATTGCGCCGCTGGCCTGTTCGCTGGTGGAACAGCGCGGAACCGTCACCTTTGCGCCGGGATCGCGTATCGCCCAGGCTTACGGTGCCTTGCAGAGTGATGAAGGTTACCACTGTAATTTTGGCGTCAATGCCGAATTCAGTGAGGCGCTGGCAACGCAAAATCTGCGCATCACTTCATGGGATTTGGCGGGCGACGTGCGCGGCATTGAACTGATCGATCATCCGTTCTTTGTCGCGACGCTGTTCCAGTCTGAGCGCGCGGCGCTGCAAAATCGGTTATCGCCGCTGGTGGTTGCCTGGCTGCAGGCGGCCGCAGGCTAA
- the pdxH gene encoding pyridoxamine 5'-phosphate oxidase, translating to MSDSDSLQNIAHLRREYTRGGLRRKDLPDNPLALFEQWLQQACTAQLPDPTAMTVATVDSSGQPYQRIVLLKHYDEQGMVFYTNLGSRKALQLADNPRISLHFPWHFLERQVMVLGEVEKLSPLEVLKYFSSRPRDSQIGAWVSKQSSRISARGVLEGKFLELKQKFQQGDVPLPSFWGGYRVKFHSVEFWQGGEHRLHDRFLYQRADNGWTIDRLAP from the coding sequence ATGAGCGACAGTGACAGCTTGCAAAACATTGCCCATTTGCGTCGTGAATATACCCGCGGCGGGCTACGGCGTAAAGATCTGCCAGATAATCCTCTGGCGCTGTTTGAACAGTGGTTGCAGCAGGCCTGCACCGCACAGTTGCCCGATCCCACGGCAATGACGGTAGCCACCGTTGATAGTAGCGGACAGCCGTATCAGCGCATCGTCTTGCTCAAGCATTACGACGAGCAGGGCATGGTTTTTTACACCAATCTTGGCAGCCGTAAAGCCCTGCAACTGGCCGATAATCCGCGCATTTCACTGCACTTTCCGTGGCATTTTCTCGAGCGTCAGGTGATGGTGCTGGGTGAAGTGGAGAAGCTATCCCCGCTCGAAGTGCTGAAGTACTTTAGCAGCCGCCCGCGCGACAGCCAGATTGGAGCCTGGGTTTCAAAGCAGTCGAGTCGTATTTCTGCACGCGGTGTGCTGGAAGGTAAGTTCCTCGAGCTAAAGCAGAAGTTCCAGCAGGGTGACGTGCCGCTGCCCAGTTTCTGGGGCGGTTACCGTGTTAAATTCCACAGCGTGGAGTTCTGGCAGGGTGGTGAACATCGCCTGCACGATCGCTTCCTCTACCAGCGCGCGGACAATGGCTGGACGATTGACCGTTTAGCCCCGTAA
- the dtpA gene encoding dipeptide/tripeptide permease DtpA, with translation MSTANKHTDGAPSLNAFKQPKAFYLIFSIELWERFGYYGLQAIMAVYLVKQLGMSEADSITLFTSFSALVYGLVAIGGWLGDKVLGTKRVIVLGVIVLALGYALIAFSGHDTSMVYIGMATIAVGSGLFKANPSSLLSTCYEKDDARLDGAFTMFYMSINIGSLFSMMLTPWLAAKYGWGAAFSLSVVGLVITLLNFMFCQRLVKNYGSKPDFAPLQVGKLLMTLVGVVALVALAAWLLHHQSIARMTLGVIAAGIVLIFAKEAFALKGAARRKMIVAFLLMVEAIVFFVLYMQMPTSLNFFAIRNVEHAILGITFEPEQFQALNPFWIMLASPILAAVYNKLGDKMPMPHKFAFGMVLCSAAFLVLPFGAKFANEAGIVSVNWLILSYALQSIGELMISGLGLAMVAQLVPQRLMGFIMGSWFLTTAGAAMIAGKVANLMAVPSDVTDPHASLAVYSQVFQQIGIATGVIALVMLFTAPLLNRMTQDDTQTELKRANANQ, from the coding sequence GTGTCAACTGCAAACAAACACACTGACGGGGCGCCAAGCCTCAACGCTTTTAAGCAACCGAAAGCGTTCTATCTGATCTTCTCCATCGAGCTATGGGAACGTTTTGGTTACTACGGTCTGCAAGCCATCATGGCGGTTTACCTGGTTAAACAGCTGGGAATGTCCGAAGCGGATTCCATTACGCTGTTCACCTCGTTTAGCGCCCTGGTTTATGGTTTAGTCGCTATCGGCGGCTGGCTTGGCGATAAAGTACTGGGTACCAAACGCGTGATTGTCCTTGGGGTGATTGTGCTGGCGCTGGGTTACGCGCTGATTGCCTTTTCTGGCCACGATACTTCAATGGTCTATATCGGCATGGCGACCATCGCCGTCGGTAGCGGCTTATTTAAAGCCAACCCCTCTTCCCTGCTTTCGACCTGCTATGAGAAAGATGACGCGCGCCTCGACGGTGCCTTCACCATGTTCTACATGTCGATCAATATTGGTTCGCTGTTCTCAATGATGCTGACACCGTGGCTGGCTGCGAAATATGGCTGGGGCGCGGCGTTCTCGCTGTCGGTGGTGGGCCTGGTCATCACGCTACTGAACTTCATGTTCTGCCAGCGCCTGGTGAAAAACTACGGCTCCAAGCCGGATTTCGCCCCGCTGCAGGTCGGCAAACTGCTGATGACGCTGGTTGGCGTGGTGGCGCTGGTGGCGCTGGCGGCGTGGTTGCTGCATCACCAAAGCATCGCGCGTATGACGTTGGGTGTGATCGCGGCAGGTATTGTGTTGATCTTTGCTAAAGAAGCCTTCGCATTGAAGGGCGCAGCGCGCCGTAAGATGATTGTTGCCTTCCTGCTGATGGTCGAAGCGATTGTGTTCTTCGTGCTCTACATGCAGATGCCGACTTCACTTAACTTCTTCGCTATTCGTAACGTTGAGCACGCGATTCTGGGCATCACCTTTGAGCCGGAGCAGTTCCAGGCGTTGAACCCGTTCTGGATTATGCTGGCGAGCCCGATTCTGGCCGCGGTGTATAACAAACTCGGCGACAAAATGCCGATGCCGCACAAATTTGCCTTCGGTATGGTGCTGTGTTCTGCAGCCTTCCTGGTGCTGCCGTTTGGTGCCAAATTTGCCAACGAAGCCGGCATCGTTTCTGTTAACTGGCTGATCCTTAGCTATGCGCTGCAGAGTATCGGCGAGCTGATGATCTCTGGTTTGGGTCTGGCGATGGTTGCCCAGCTGGTTCCGCAGCGCTTGATGGGCTTCATCATGGGATCATGGTTCCTGACTACCGCCGGTGCGGCAATGATTGCCGGTAAAGTGGCGAATCTGATGGCCGTACCCAGCGATGTCACCGATCCGCATGCTTCACTGGCAGTGTACAGCCAGGTATTCCAGCAGATTGGTATCGCAACAGGCGTGATTGCGCTGGTGATGTTGTTCACCGCCCCACTGTTGAACCGCATGACGCAGGATGATACGCAGACTGAACTGAAACGCGCGAACGCGAATCAGTAA
- the gstA gene encoding glutathione transferase GstA, giving the protein MKLYCKPGACSLSPHIVALECGLDFTQVNVDLQKKVTEQGEDYWQINPKGQVPALQFDDGSILTEGVAIVQYLADLKPDRNLLAPTGSLTRYHTLEWLSFVSSELHKSFSPLFRADTPEEYKAIVRAQLEKKYQAVNEALQDKQWLLGLRFTVADVYLFVVTRWAKAIKLDLAGLDALEAWFSRVAERPAVQAALQAEGLV; this is encoded by the coding sequence ATGAAACTCTATTGCAAGCCCGGCGCCTGTTCACTGTCGCCGCATATTGTCGCGCTTGAATGTGGACTGGATTTTACTCAGGTGAACGTCGATCTGCAGAAGAAGGTTACCGAGCAGGGAGAGGATTACTGGCAAATTAACCCGAAAGGACAAGTTCCTGCGTTGCAGTTTGATGACGGCAGCATCCTGACCGAAGGTGTCGCAATTGTGCAATATCTGGCCGATCTCAAGCCGGATCGTAATCTGCTGGCGCCCACCGGCAGCCTGACGCGCTATCACACACTGGAATGGCTTAGCTTCGTGAGCAGTGAATTGCATAAAAGCTTTAGCCCGCTGTTCCGTGCGGATACACCAGAAGAGTACAAAGCCATTGTGCGCGCGCAGCTGGAGAAGAAGTATCAGGCGGTGAATGAGGCTTTGCAGGATAAGCAGTGGCTGCTGGGATTACGCTTTACCGTCGCCGACGTTTACCTGTTTGTGGTGACCCGCTGGGCTAAAGCCATCAAGCTGGATTTGGCTGGACTGGATGCGCTGGAAGCCTGGTTCAGTCGCGTCGCGGAGCGCCCGGCAGTGCAGGCGGCGTTGCAGGCGGAAGGTTTGGTTTAA
- the slyA gene encoding transcriptional regulator SlyA, with translation MDTPLGTDLSRLVRIWRALIDQRLKPLELTQTHWVTLHNIHQLPPEQSQIQLAKAIGIEQPSLVRTLDQLEEKGLITRATCANDRRAKRIKLTKQAEPIIEQVENVIDATRDDILSGISLEEINQMVTLIARLEKNILEFHNREK, from the coding sequence ATGGATACGCCCTTGGGAACCGATCTGTCTCGCCTGGTGCGCATTTGGCGCGCTTTAATTGATCAACGTTTGAAACCGCTTGAGCTGACACAAACACACTGGGTGACGCTACACAACATTCATCAACTCCCGCCAGAGCAGTCACAGATTCAGCTGGCGAAGGCGATTGGCATTGAGCAGCCTTCTTTGGTGCGCACGCTGGATCAGCTGGAAGAGAAGGGCTTAATCACCCGCGCTACCTGCGCTAACGATCGTCGTGCTAAGCGCATTAAGCTGACCAAACAGGCCGAGCCTATTATTGAGCAGGTTGAAAATGTGATTGATGCTACGCGCGATGACATTCTATCCGGCATCAGCCTGGAAGAGATCAATCAGATGGTGACGCTGATTGCGCGACTGGAAAAAAACATTCTTGAGTTTCACAACCGCGAGAAATAA
- the anmK gene encoding anhydro-N-acetylmuramic acid kinase, whose product MKSGRYIGVMSGTSLDGVDVVLAAIDGQMVAQQASYCHPIPQELRQQVLAICQGQTLTLSQLGQLDTRLGKLFAEAVLTLMHQQSLEASDIMAIGCHGQTVWHEPQSDAPNTLQIGDNNQIAAATGVTVIGDFRRRDMALGGQGAPLVPAFHQALLMDSVERRMVLNIGGIANLSLLIPGQPVRGFDTGPGNMLIDAWIWRNKALPYDKDAAWARSGNVVPALLELMLNDPWFALPAPKSTGREYFNLSWIEQQLQRFPALAPQDVQATLSELTALTIAQQVQLNDGCDRLLVCGGGSRNPLLMARLATYLPGTEVGTTDAAGISGDDMEALAFAWLAFRTLNGLAGNLPAVTGAREMSVLGAIYPANPRPLR is encoded by the coding sequence ATGAAATCAGGGCGCTATATAGGCGTGATGTCCGGCACCAGCCTTGACGGTGTGGATGTAGTGCTGGCGGCGATTGATGGACAGATGGTGGCGCAGCAGGCCAGCTATTGCCACCCGATCCCGCAGGAACTACGTCAGCAGGTGCTGGCGATCTGTCAGGGACAAACGCTAACGTTGTCGCAGCTCGGTCAGCTGGATACGCGGCTGGGCAAGCTGTTTGCTGAAGCGGTATTAACCTTAATGCACCAGCAATCGCTGGAGGCCAGCGATATCATGGCGATTGGCTGTCACGGGCAAACGGTGTGGCACGAGCCACAAAGTGATGCGCCCAATACGCTACAAATTGGTGATAACAATCAGATTGCCGCCGCAACGGGCGTCACCGTTATCGGCGATTTTCGCCGCCGCGATATGGCGCTGGGCGGTCAGGGTGCGCCGCTGGTCCCCGCCTTCCATCAGGCGCTGCTGATGGACAGCGTGGAACGTCGCATGGTGCTCAACATCGGTGGCATCGCCAATTTGTCGCTGCTGATACCGGGCCAGCCCGTGCGCGGCTTTGACACCGGCCCCGGCAATATGCTGATTGATGCCTGGATTTGGCGTAATAAAGCGTTGCCTTACGATAAAGATGCCGCCTGGGCACGCAGTGGCAACGTGGTGCCGGCGCTGCTGGAGTTGATGCTCAACGATCCCTGGTTTGCGCTGCCGGCACCGAAAAGTACCGGGCGTGAATACTTCAATCTCAGTTGGATAGAACAACAGCTGCAGCGTTTCCCTGCGCTGGCACCGCAAGACGTTCAGGCCACGCTCAGCGAGCTGACGGCCTTGACGATAGCGCAGCAGGTACAGCTCAACGACGGTTGCGATCGACTGCTGGTGTGCGGCGGGGGCAGCCGCAATCCGCTACTGATGGCGCGCCTGGCGACCTATCTGCCGGGTACCGAAGTCGGCACCACTGACGCAGCCGGCATCAGTGGTGATGATATGGAAGCACTGGCCTTTGCCTGGCTGGCATTTCGCACCTTGAACGGTTTAGCAGGCAACTTGCCTGCAGTAACCGGTGCGCGAGAAATGAGTGTCCTGGGCGCCATTTATCCCGCCAATCCACGGCCCCTTCGTTAA
- the tyrS gene encoding tyrosine--tRNA ligase, which produces MTSSNLIQQLQERGLVAQVTDEEALAERLAQGPIALYCGFDPTADSLHLGHLVPLLCLKRFQDAGHKPVALVGGATGLIGDPSFKAAERKLNTAETVGEWVDKIRNQVAPFLSFDCGDNSAIAANNYDWFGGMNVLTFLRDIGKHFSVNQMINREAVKQRLNREDQGISYTEFSYNLLQGYDFAELNKRHDVVLQIGGSDQWGNITSGIDLTRRLHQQQAWGLTVPLITKSDGTKFGKTEGGAVWLDAKKTSPYKFYQFWINTADADVYRFLKFFTFMSIEEINALEEEDKNSGKAPRAQYVLAEQVTRLVHGESGLTAAKRITESLFSGSLSAMTEADFEQLAQDGMPTITLTAADDLQQALVAAELVPSRGQARTMIGSNAVALNGEKQSDAEYRFSESDKLFGRFTLLRRGKKHYCLINWQ; this is translated from the coding sequence ATGACCAGCAGTAACCTGATACAACAATTGCAAGAAAGGGGCTTAGTCGCCCAGGTAACGGATGAAGAAGCGTTAGCAGAGCGACTGGCGCAAGGGCCAATTGCACTCTATTGCGGCTTCGATCCTACCGCTGATAGCTTGCATTTGGGCCATCTGGTGCCGCTGCTCTGCCTGAAACGTTTTCAGGATGCCGGACACAAGCCGGTCGCGCTGGTGGGTGGTGCCACTGGTCTGATTGGCGATCCCAGCTTTAAAGCAGCAGAACGTAAACTTAACACCGCTGAAACCGTGGGCGAATGGGTCGACAAGATCCGCAACCAGGTCGCGCCATTCCTTAGCTTTGACTGTGGCGATAACAGCGCCATTGCTGCCAATAACTATGACTGGTTTGGCGGCATGAATGTGCTGACTTTCCTGCGCGACATCGGTAAGCACTTCTCGGTAAATCAGATGATCAACCGCGAAGCGGTGAAACAGCGTCTGAACCGTGAAGATCAGGGCATCTCATACACTGAGTTCTCCTACAACCTGCTGCAGGGTTATGACTTTGCCGAGCTGAATAAGCGTCACGATGTGGTGCTGCAGATTGGCGGTTCCGATCAGTGGGGCAACATTACCTCAGGTATCGACCTGACGCGTCGTCTGCATCAGCAGCAGGCGTGGGGATTAACCGTACCGTTGATTACCAAATCAGACGGCACTAAGTTCGGTAAAACCGAAGGTGGCGCGGTATGGCTCGATGCGAAGAAAACCAGTCCGTATAAGTTCTACCAGTTCTGGATCAATACGGCGGATGCGGACGTGTATCGCTTCCTGAAATTCTTTACCTTCATGAGCATTGAAGAGATCAATGCGCTGGAAGAAGAGGACAAAAACAGCGGCAAAGCGCCACGCGCGCAGTACGTGCTGGCTGAGCAGGTGACGCGTCTGGTGCACGGCGAGAGCGGCTTGACCGCAGCAAAACGCATCACCGAAAGTCTGTTCTCCGGCAGCCTGAGTGCCATGACCGAAGCTGACTTCGAGCAGCTGGCGCAGGATGGTATGCCAACCATTACGCTGACGGCAGCAGACGATCTGCAGCAGGCGCTGGTCGCTGCTGAACTGGTGCCATCGCGCGGGCAGGCACGCACCATGATCGGCTCTAATGCGGTAGCGCTGAATGGTGAAAAGCAGTCAGACGCCGAGTACCGTTTTAGCGAAAGCGATAAACTGTTTGGACGCTTCACGTTGTTGCGTCGCGGTAAAAAACATTACTGCCTGATAAACTGGCAGTAA
- a CDS encoding HlyD family secretion protein has translation MKFNPFKYFSTVVIFALALLAGWWMWNYYMQSPWTRDGKVRAELVDITPEVSGRIIALNVSDNQFVHKGDTLLKLDPVPWQIAVANAEAQLAKAQADLAKAQHEANRRASLPRNVISAEDMDAARLTANAATATAKAAQASLDQARWNLDQTSVTAPTDGWISNLTLRTGNYATAGTPLFALVDSHSYYVMGYFEETKLRHIQPGAVAHIVLYSNGARLQGKVESIGRAIYDQSVTSDGGLVPDIKPNVPWVRLAQRVPVRIRLDALPDGVPLVAGTTCTISIVH, from the coding sequence ATGAAATTCAACCCTTTTAAGTATTTTTCAACCGTAGTGATCTTTGCTCTGGCCCTACTCGCGGGATGGTGGATGTGGAATTACTATATGCAATCGCCCTGGACGCGTGACGGCAAAGTGCGCGCCGAACTGGTCGATATTACGCCGGAAGTGTCAGGACGCATCATTGCGCTCAACGTCAGCGACAATCAGTTTGTGCATAAAGGTGACACCTTGCTCAAGCTTGATCCGGTGCCCTGGCAAATTGCTGTCGCCAACGCTGAAGCGCAATTAGCCAAAGCGCAGGCCGATCTCGCCAAAGCTCAGCATGAAGCCAATCGCCGTGCCAGCCTGCCGCGTAATGTCATTTCTGCCGAAGATATGGATGCTGCACGTTTAACCGCTAATGCCGCCACGGCGACCGCAAAAGCGGCCCAGGCCAGCCTCGATCAGGCGCGCTGGAATCTCGATCAAACCAGCGTGACCGCCCCGACCGATGGATGGATCAGCAACCTGACGCTGCGCACCGGCAACTATGCAACCGCCGGCACGCCGCTGTTTGCACTGGTGGATAGCCACTCTTATTACGTGATGGGGTATTTCGAAGAGACCAAGCTGCGCCATATTCAGCCCGGCGCGGTCGCGCACATTGTGTTGTACAGCAACGGCGCCAGATTGCAGGGCAAAGTGGAGAGCATCGGGCGTGCCATTTACGACCAAAGCGTGACCAGCGATGGCGGACTGGTGCCAGATATCAAACCCAACGTTCCCTGGGTACGCCTGGCGCAGCGCGTGCCGGTGCGCATTCGCTTAGATGCACTGCCGGATGGCGTGCCGCTGGTAGCGGGCACCACCTGCACCATCTCTATCGTCCACTGA
- a CDS encoding MliC family protein — translation MKKIVILLSSVALLSGCGMLHKQEQTPQQLHYQCGTLPLTVTQDNAKQQVSFILDGKPLTLTQTVSASGARYSDGNYVFWSKGNGAFVERNNKIVINDCELQSADISVK, via the coding sequence ATGAAGAAAATCGTCATTCTGTTGAGTAGCGTCGCGCTATTAAGCGGTTGCGGCATGCTGCATAAACAGGAACAAACACCGCAGCAGCTGCATTATCAGTGCGGCACCTTACCGTTAACGGTTACGCAGGATAATGCGAAGCAGCAGGTGAGTTTTATTCTGGATGGCAAACCGCTGACGCTGACGCAAACCGTTTCGGCATCTGGCGCGCGCTATAGCGATGGTAATTACGTCTTCTGGTCAAAAGGCAATGGCGCTTTTGTTGAACGTAATAACAAAATCGTGATTAATGATTGTGAACTGCAGAGCGCGGATATCTCCGTCAAGTAA